A section of the Trichocoleus sp. genome encodes:
- a CDS encoding Crp/Fnr family transcriptional regulator → MQTAAFSELFPLFNAASPETIEWLLSITVEHEYPVDRAVLMEDAWGNAVYFVESGWVKVRRHVGENFVTLAILGRGDFFGEMAILDESPRSTDVVALSSVKLLSISAQRFIQTLFRDSQLHHRMLQLMVRRLRQMNMRFQLRHQPPAIKLVNTLVSLGENYGTPTEYGVEIYNIPLKDLADVSDIQVEETTKIMEKLHAKGWIKVSQSRQSIYLTNMRQLGHLAGRIQ, encoded by the coding sequence ATGCAGACTGCTGCGTTTAGTGAGCTATTTCCTTTATTTAATGCCGCCAGTCCTGAGACAATCGAGTGGCTGCTGTCCATTACCGTTGAGCATGAGTATCCGGTCGATCGAGCGGTGCTGATGGAAGATGCCTGGGGCAATGCAGTGTATTTTGTTGAGTCGGGCTGGGTTAAGGTACGTCGCCATGTTGGAGAAAACTTTGTAACGCTGGCGATTTTAGGACGCGGTGACTTCTTTGGAGAAATGGCAATTCTGGATGAGTCGCCGCGATCGACAGACGTTGTTGCCCTCTCTTCCGTCAAGCTGCTTAGTATCTCTGCCCAGCGGTTTATTCAAACGCTTTTCCGCGATTCCCAGCTCCACCACCGGATGTTGCAACTGATGGTGCGTCGCTTGCGCCAGATGAATATGCGCTTCCAGTTACGGCACCAGCCTCCGGCAATCAAGCTGGTCAATACCTTAGTGTCGCTCGGTGAAAACTACGGCACACCGACAGAATATGGCGTTGAAATTTATAACATTCCGCTGAAAGATCTGGCAGATGTGAGCGATATCCAGGTCGAAGAGACCACGAAGATTATGGAGAAGCTGCATGCAAAAGGTTGGATCAAAGTCTCACAGTCTAGACAGTCGATCTATTTAACCAACATGCGGCAGTTGGGGCATTTAGCAGGCAGAATTCAGTAA
- a CDS encoding L-threonylcarbamoyladenylate synthase, with translation MPQVPLNELVDIAKAGTHLVSFPTDTVPALAARPEQADLIYEAKQRSQTKPLILMGGNLDDLWAYVAGTAAEREIWQQVAEKYLPGALTLVLPASDRLPRAMNPTDPTTIGIRVPYHPIAQHILTLTRPLATTSVNRSGEPALQTLEAINAQFPEVYTLSPAALKAIEAEVGSVAAQTPQSSGLPSTVAKWTGQGWEILRQGEVVIEG, from the coding sequence ATGCCTCAAGTCCCGCTGAATGAACTTGTTGACATCGCTAAGGCTGGAACCCATTTAGTCAGTTTTCCGACAGACACGGTTCCGGCACTGGCGGCTCGTCCTGAGCAAGCTGACTTAATCTATGAGGCAAAGCAGCGAAGCCAAACAAAGCCCCTAATTTTAATGGGCGGAAACCTGGATGATTTATGGGCTTATGTGGCAGGCACAGCGGCAGAACGAGAAATTTGGCAGCAGGTTGCTGAGAAATATTTGCCAGGAGCCTTGACTCTGGTTTTGCCCGCCAGCGATCGGCTCCCACGCGCAATGAACCCTACAGATCCAACCACGATCGGCATTCGTGTCCCCTATCACCCAATTGCCCAGCATATCCTGACGCTGACCCGTCCACTCGCCACCACCAGCGTCAATCGATCGGGAGAACCCGCCCTACAAACTCTTGAAGCAATCAACGCGCAGTTCCCCGAAGTCTACACTCTCTCGCCTGCGGCCTTGAAAGCGATCGAAGCAGAAGTCGGATCGGTCGCCGCTCAAACTCCTCAAAGCTCTGGTTTACCTTCAACGGTTGCCAAATGGACAGGGCAGGGATGGGAGATTTTGCGGCAGGGGGAAGTGGTGATTGAAGGATAA
- a CDS encoding S-layer homology domain-containing protein, whose translation MSRFSAWQSGTALFTALASVAGAAAPIIVQIPAQAQAQVSFSDVSSDYWAKSFIQDLANRGILSGFPDGTFRPNDPVTRAQFAAMVRQAFRRSPVRDAVSFMDVPSDYWAAAAIREAYTTGFLAGYPEGVFRPDENIPRAQVLVSLSSGLGYTPSGAIASTLQTYRDAGSVPDWAKNSIAAATEKRIVVNYPEVQTLNPNRSATRAEVAAFIYQALVSSGQAAAIQSPYVVGQTTQTPSTGGSAVQIPSGTTIPVRYSAAEKIYIAPEEPQPVPVTLTVERNVVAQNGRVLIPSGSQVAGELRVVQGGAQFYAKEVTLTDGSRLPISASSAVVTSTETIRRGANAIELLAGAALGAGAAAGVAAVTGDRAVATEEVLGGGAVGALAGLFLGRNRVTLYSISPDTDLDLRLTSPLVMR comes from the coding sequence ATGTCTCGTTTCTCCGCATGGCAGTCTGGGACTGCTTTGTTTACAGCATTAGCCTCGGTTGCAGGTGCAGCCGCTCCGATTATTGTTCAAATTCCTGCTCAAGCTCAAGCTCAAGTTTCTTTTTCTGATGTTTCATCAGACTACTGGGCAAAAAGTTTCATTCAAGACTTAGCGAACCGCGGTATTCTCAGTGGTTTTCCGGACGGCACGTTCCGCCCCAACGACCCAGTGACGAGAGCTCAGTTTGCGGCAATGGTGCGCCAAGCGTTCCGTCGATCGCCCGTTCGTGATGCGGTGAGCTTCATGGATGTTCCCTCAGATTATTGGGCAGCTGCTGCAATTCGAGAAGCTTATACCACTGGGTTCCTGGCTGGTTATCCAGAAGGCGTTTTCCGTCCTGATGAAAACATTCCGCGTGCTCAAGTGCTTGTTTCACTATCCAGCGGATTAGGCTACACCCCCAGTGGCGCGATCGCCTCAACGCTTCAAACTTATCGAGATGCTGGCAGTGTTCCCGATTGGGCAAAGAACAGCATTGCGGCAGCAACCGAAAAGCGGATTGTGGTGAACTATCCAGAGGTGCAAACTCTAAATCCGAACCGCTCTGCGACTCGTGCAGAAGTTGCTGCATTTATCTATCAGGCACTGGTTAGCTCAGGTCAAGCTGCAGCGATTCAGTCTCCTTATGTCGTGGGTCAGACAACCCAAACGCCTTCAACGGGTGGTAGTGCAGTCCAGATCCCCAGTGGCACGACAATTCCAGTTCGATATAGTGCTGCCGAAAAAATTTATATCGCACCAGAAGAACCTCAACCCGTTCCTGTGACGCTGACGGTCGAGCGCAATGTCGTGGCACAAAATGGTCGAGTTCTGATTCCATCGGGCAGCCAAGTCGCGGGTGAACTGCGAGTGGTGCAAGGTGGCGCTCAATTCTATGCCAAAGAAGTCACCCTCACGGATGGTTCTCGTTTGCCAATCAGTGCCTCTTCTGCGGTTGTAACCAGCACTGAAACCATAAGACGTGGTGCAAATGCGATAGAACTGCTTGCAGGAGCGGCTTTAGGCGCAGGGGCGGCGGCTGGAGTTGCTGCGGTAACAGGCGATCGAGCTGTTGCGACTGAAGAAGTTTTGGGTGGTGGAGCTGTCGGAGCCTTAGCAGGGCTGTTCCTGGGACGCAATCGAGTCACCCTCTACTCCATTAGCCCCGACACAGATCTAGATTTGCGTCTAACTTCGCCTCTGGTCATGCGATAA
- a CDS encoding M61 family metallopeptidase — translation MTGVTETRAASRTQTSLNLRYQVEMSRPETHLFEVTLQVQDWQSPVLDLKMPVWTPGSYLVREYARHLQNFEATADRPLSWRKISKNHWQIDTPGITELTIQYRIFANELTVRTNHLDSTHGYFNGAALFFYIPGLERQPLRVTIVPPQADWQIATPLPAVPDQSNTFEAADFDTLVDSPFEVGQQARYGFEVLGKPHEFVIWGQGNIDPDRIIADTQKVIETEAKLFGGLPYDRYLFLLHLTNQGFGGLEHKNSCSLIYSRFGFRSEERYHRFMQLVAHEFFHLWNVKRIRPKALEVFNYDQENYTPSLWFSEGTTSYYDLNFPFRAGIYDAKALLSALGKEITRFLTTPGRQVQPLAESSFDAWIKLYRRDSNSDNSQISYYLKGEMVSLLLDLLIRAKHTNQRSLDDVMRQVWQQFGQPEIGFTPEELQQIIESIAATDLSNFFDRYLHTTEELPFDQYLEPFGLRLQPEDTKHHPPFLGMTVKSENGREAIKFVEASSPAQQAGIDPDDELLAIDGLRVRADQLSDRLKDYQPGDSIEIAIFHQDELRTVVAKLAEPRSTSYQIVPIANPSATQKQNFEGWLGVSLEAIG, via the coding sequence ATGACCGGAGTTACTGAAACCCGTGCTGCTTCTCGGACTCAAACCAGCCTGAATTTGCGTTACCAAGTTGAGATGTCTCGTCCTGAGACTCACCTGTTTGAAGTGACGTTGCAAGTGCAGGACTGGCAATCGCCTGTGCTTGACCTGAAGATGCCCGTCTGGACTCCCGGTTCCTATCTAGTGCGGGAATATGCGCGACATCTGCAAAACTTTGAGGCAACTGCCGATCGCCCCCTCTCCTGGCGCAAAATCAGCAAAAACCATTGGCAGATCGATACTCCAGGCATCACTGAGCTGACCATTCAATATCGCATCTTTGCCAATGAATTAACGGTTCGCACCAATCACCTCGACTCAACGCATGGCTACTTCAACGGTGCGGCGCTCTTTTTCTATATTCCAGGGCTAGAACGCCAACCGCTGCGTGTGACGATCGTTCCTCCCCAAGCAGATTGGCAAATTGCGACTCCCCTCCCTGCTGTCCCCGACCAATCCAATACCTTTGAAGCCGCTGATTTTGACACCCTGGTAGACAGCCCGTTTGAGGTTGGTCAGCAGGCTCGCTATGGGTTTGAGGTGCTGGGCAAACCGCATGAGTTCGTGATTTGGGGGCAGGGAAATATTGACCCCGATCGCATCATTGCCGATACGCAAAAAGTGATTGAAACCGAGGCGAAATTGTTCGGAGGGTTGCCTTATGATCGCTATCTTTTCTTGCTGCATCTGACGAATCAGGGTTTTGGGGGTTTGGAACATAAAAACTCCTGTTCACTGATCTATTCCCGGTTTGGCTTCCGGTCAGAGGAACGCTATCACCGCTTTATGCAGCTTGTGGCACATGAGTTTTTCCATTTGTGGAACGTGAAGCGGATTCGTCCGAAAGCACTAGAAGTTTTTAATTATGACCAGGAAAACTACACGCCCTCGCTCTGGTTCAGTGAAGGAACCACCAGCTATTACGACTTAAACTTTCCATTTCGAGCTGGAATCTACGATGCAAAAGCCTTGCTGAGTGCCCTGGGCAAGGAGATTACGCGCTTTTTGACGACCCCTGGACGCCAAGTCCAGCCGCTTGCCGAATCAAGCTTTGATGCCTGGATTAAGCTCTATCGCCGCGATAGCAACAGCGACAACTCCCAGATCTCCTATTATCTGAAAGGCGAAATGGTATCGCTGCTGCTGGATCTGTTAATTCGCGCCAAACATACTAACCAACGATCGCTCGATGATGTGATGCGCCAAGTGTGGCAGCAGTTTGGACAGCCCGAAATTGGCTTTACGCCAGAAGAACTGCAGCAGATTATTGAATCGATCGCCGCAACTGACCTTTCCAACTTCTTCGATCGTTACCTTCACACCACGGAAGAACTGCCCTTCGACCAATATCTGGAACCCTTTGGGCTGCGCCTCCAACCTGAAGATACCAAACATCACCCCCCTTTCCTGGGTATGACTGTTAAATCCGAGAATGGACGTGAAGCAATCAAATTTGTCGAAGCGAGTTCTCCGGCACAGCAGGCAGGCATTGATCCGGATGATGAGCTTTTAGCGATCGATGGGTTGCGAGTTCGGGCAGATCAATTGAGCGATCGGCTGAAGGATTATCAACCCGGAGACTCAATTGAAATCGCGATATTCCACCAGGATGAACTCCGGACTGTGGTTGCAAAACTGGCTGAACCCCGTTCTACTAGCTATCAAATCGTGCCGATTGCTAACCCTTCTGCAACGCAAAAGCAAAACTTTGAGGGCTGGCTAGGCGTATCTCTGGAAGCGATCGGCTAA
- the leuS gene encoding leucine--tRNA ligase yields the protein MESRYNPATIEEKWQKIWAEEGMDATSEDRSKPKFYALSMFPYPSGSLHMGHVRNYTITDVIARVHRMQGYRVLHPMGWDAFGLPAENAAIDRGIHPAKWTYQNVAQMREELKRLGLSYDWEREVTTCSPDYYRWTQWIFLEFFKAGLAYQKEAAVNWDPIDQTVLANEQVDSEGRSWRSGAKVERRLLKQWFFKITDYAEQLLNDLGKLDGWPDRVKLMQENWIGKSTGAEVVFKTETGDELTVFTTRPDTLWGATFMVLSPEHPLTAKLTTSEQAATVQAYQAEAAGKSEIDRTDENRQKTGVWTGSYAINPVNGEQIPIWIADYVLMGYGTGAIMAVPAHDQRDFEFAKQFNLPIKVVVQPADQTIDSDKMKVAYPGEGVMVHSGPLDGVPAGKGSGQSVGAAIDWLEANGKGKRMVNYRLRDWLISRQRYWGCPIPIIHCPKCGAVAVPDANLPVKLPEDVEFTGRGASPLTTAENWLNVPCPSCGTPARRETDTMDTFIDSSWYFLRYPDAQNDRQVFDPNQTNNWMPVDQYVGGIEHAILHLLYSRFFTKVLRDRGLLNFDEPFTRLLTQGMVQGKTYKNPRTGKYVIPTQVTDPNDPKDRETGDKLEVVYEKMSKSKYNGVAPEEVLGKYGADTARMFILFKAPPEKDLEWDEADVEGQFRFLNRVWRLVMEYQASGRKAGSGNGQLTKAEKDLRYATHYAIQQVTEDLEGDYQFNTAVSELMKLSNAISDASCKDSRVYQEAIETLIKLLAPLAPHIAEELWHLLGYSDSVHHQSWCEADLSALVVDEIALVIQVMGKTRGTIQVPAQASQEEQKQMARESELAQRYIAGKEIKKEILVPGKLVNFVVN from the coding sequence GTGGAGTCCCGTTATAACCCGGCGACCATTGAGGAAAAATGGCAGAAGATTTGGGCTGAGGAAGGCATGGATGCCACCTCGGAAGATCGCAGTAAGCCCAAGTTTTATGCGCTGTCGATGTTTCCCTATCCGTCTGGTAGTCTGCACATGGGGCATGTCCGCAACTACACGATTACGGATGTGATTGCCAGAGTGCATCGAATGCAGGGATATCGGGTGCTACACCCAATGGGATGGGATGCGTTTGGTCTGCCTGCGGAAAATGCAGCGATCGATCGAGGCATTCATCCAGCAAAGTGGACATACCAAAACGTCGCTCAAATGCGGGAAGAACTGAAGCGGCTCGGTTTGTCTTATGACTGGGAGCGGGAAGTCACAACTTGTTCGCCAGACTACTATCGCTGGACGCAGTGGATCTTTTTAGAGTTTTTCAAGGCGGGTTTGGCATACCAGAAAGAAGCAGCAGTGAACTGGGATCCGATCGATCAAACCGTACTTGCCAACGAACAAGTAGATAGCGAAGGACGTTCCTGGCGATCGGGAGCAAAAGTTGAACGGCGGCTGCTAAAGCAGTGGTTCTTCAAAATCACAGACTATGCCGAGCAATTACTCAATGATCTAGGCAAGCTGGATGGCTGGCCCGATCGCGTCAAGCTGATGCAGGAAAACTGGATCGGCAAGTCTACTGGGGCAGAAGTCGTTTTCAAGACGGAAACCGGGGATGAGTTAACCGTATTCACAACTCGCCCAGATACCCTGTGGGGTGCGACTTTTATGGTGCTGTCGCCAGAGCATCCCTTAACTGCGAAGTTAACCACTTCAGAACAGGCAGCAACCGTTCAGGCATATCAAGCGGAAGCTGCAGGCAAGAGTGAGATCGATCGCACTGACGAAAACCGTCAGAAAACAGGCGTTTGGACGGGCAGCTATGCCATTAATCCGGTGAACGGAGAGCAAATCCCGATCTGGATTGCTGACTATGTGCTGATGGGCTATGGCACAGGGGCAATTATGGCAGTCCCAGCGCATGACCAGCGCGACTTTGAGTTTGCTAAGCAATTTAATCTGCCAATCAAAGTGGTTGTGCAGCCTGCGGATCAGACGATTGACTCGGACAAGATGAAAGTTGCCTATCCTGGCGAAGGTGTGATGGTGCATTCGGGGCCATTGGATGGGGTTCCGGCAGGTAAGGGTTCAGGTCAAAGCGTCGGAGCGGCGATCGATTGGCTGGAAGCGAACGGCAAAGGTAAGCGGATGGTGAACTATCGGCTGCGCGATTGGCTGATTTCGCGTCAGCGCTATTGGGGCTGCCCGATTCCTATCATTCATTGCCCGAAATGTGGGGCTGTGGCTGTGCCGGATGCCAATTTACCAGTGAAGTTGCCTGAAGACGTTGAGTTCACAGGTCGAGGTGCTTCTCCATTAACAACAGCCGAAAATTGGCTGAATGTACCCTGTCCAAGCTGCGGTACGCCTGCTCGTCGTGAAACTGACACGATGGATACTTTCATCGACTCGTCCTGGTATTTCTTGCGCTACCCAGATGCCCAGAACGATCGTCAGGTCTTCGACCCAAATCAAACCAACAATTGGATGCCCGTCGATCAATATGTAGGCGGCATTGAACATGCAATTTTGCACTTGCTCTATTCCCGCTTCTTCACCAAGGTATTGCGCGATCGAGGCTTGCTGAATTTTGACGAGCCGTTTACGCGCCTATTGACACAGGGAATGGTGCAGGGCAAGACCTACAAGAATCCGCGCACCGGGAAATACGTCATTCCAACCCAAGTCACAGACCCGAACGACCCCAAAGATCGTGAAACTGGGGATAAGTTGGAAGTGGTTTACGAGAAAATGTCGAAGTCGAAGTACAACGGCGTTGCTCCTGAAGAAGTATTAGGCAAATATGGGGCGGATACCGCGCGGATGTTCATTCTGTTTAAAGCTCCGCCAGAGAAAGACCTAGAGTGGGATGAGGCAGATGTAGAAGGGCAGTTCCGCTTCCTGAATCGGGTGTGGCGACTGGTCATGGAGTATCAAGCTTCGGGGCGCAAAGCGGGGTCAGGAAATGGGCAACTGACGAAGGCAGAGAAGGATCTGCGCTACGCTACGCACTATGCAATTCAGCAGGTGACGGAAGATCTGGAAGGCGATTATCAGTTCAATACCGCAGTTTCAGAATTAATGAAGCTGAGCAACGCCATTTCAGACGCATCCTGCAAAGATTCGCGGGTGTATCAGGAGGCGATCGAGACGCTGATCAAGCTACTTGCCCCTCTAGCACCTCATATTGCGGAAGAACTATGGCATCTTCTAGGCTACTCGGACTCAGTGCATCATCAAAGTTGGTGTGAGGCTGACTTGTCTGCCCTGGTGGTAGATGAAATTGCTCTGGTGATTCAAGTCATGGGCAAAACACGCGGCACGATTCAGGTTCCAGCACAAGCCAGCCAGGAGGAACAAAAGCAAATGGCGAGAGAGTCTGAGTTGGCACAGCGCTATATCGCAGGCAAGGAAATCAAAAAAGAAATTCTTGTGCCGGGTAAGTTGGTCAACTTCGTTGTGAATTAG